One genomic window of Inquilinus sp. KBS0705 includes the following:
- the nuoL gene encoding NADH-quinone oxidoreductase subunit L: protein MNNLIWLIPVLPLAGFVINGLGRNALSKNLIGAIGSLLVLVSFGISVAAFFQIKSSGVPINVTLFDWISVGNFKIPFSFLVDQLSSIMLLIITGVGFLIHLYSIGYMHDDKGFGKFFAYLNLFVFFMLLLVMGSNYVIMFIGWEGVGLCSYLLIGFWYTNPSYADAAKKAFVMNRIGDLGFLLGIFLLVNTFGSVAYAEIFPKASAAVSAGAPIVLITLLLFVGAVGKSAQLPLFTWLPDAMAGPTPVSALIHAATMVTAGIYMIARSNILFTLAPDTMEVIAIVGLATAAFAALIALTQTDIKKVLAYSTVSQLGYMFLGLGVGAYTGAFFHVLTHAFFKALLFLGAGSVIHAMGGEQDMRKMGGLKGNIKVTFITMLVGTIAIAGIPPFSGFFSKDEILAAAFAHSTTFYVVGVITAGLTSFYMFRMMYLTFWGKFRGTHEQEHHLHESPANMTIPLIVLAILSAIGGMIGVPAVMGGHHELGAYLAPVFEQSTKLLGEHELSRNTEWILMGTSVLIAIVAMGYAYSKYVSKAHVPVADQEERPALANLSYHKFYIDELYDKVIRKPLDALSVFFYKVVELSGIDGFVNGLGKSSIEASKGLRLLQTGNVGFYIFMMVVGIIAILVYSLVRI from the coding sequence ATGAACAATTTGATCTGGCTTATTCCTGTACTACCTTTAGCCGGTTTCGTTATAAACGGACTTGGGCGAAACGCGCTGTCAAAAAACCTGATAGGTGCTATTGGTAGTTTGCTGGTATTGGTATCTTTCGGAATAAGTGTAGCCGCATTTTTTCAAATTAAATCATCAGGTGTTCCTATCAACGTTACCTTATTCGATTGGATAAGCGTAGGCAATTTTAAAATACCTTTTTCTTTCCTGGTAGATCAGTTAAGCTCTATCATGCTATTGATCATAACCGGGGTAGGTTTCCTTATCCATTTATATTCTATCGGCTACATGCACGACGATAAGGGTTTTGGCAAATTCTTCGCTTATTTAAACCTGTTTGTGTTTTTTATGCTGTTGCTGGTAATGGGTAGCAACTATGTTATTATGTTTATTGGTTGGGAAGGTGTTGGTTTATGCTCGTACCTGCTAATAGGCTTTTGGTACACTAACCCAAGCTATGCAGATGCAGCTAAAAAAGCATTTGTGATGAACCGCATAGGCGACCTTGGCTTTTTGTTGGGCATATTCCTTTTAGTAAATACATTTGGCAGCGTTGCTTATGCCGAAATATTCCCCAAAGCATCAGCGGCTGTTTCGGCAGGTGCACCTATCGTATTGATCACCTTATTATTATTTGTAGGTGCGGTTGGTAAATCAGCACAGTTGCCCTTATTTACCTGGTTACCCGATGCTATGGCTGGCCCAACGCCTGTATCAGCATTAATACACGCTGCTACAATGGTTACCGCGGGTATCTATATGATAGCCCGGTCAAACATCCTGTTTACTTTAGCACCAGATACAATGGAAGTAATTGCCATTGTAGGGCTGGCTACAGCTGCCTTCGCGGCATTAATTGCCTTAACACAAACCGATATTAAAAAAGTACTTGCCTATTCAACCGTATCGCAATTAGGTTATATGTTTTTGGGTTTGGGTGTTGGTGCTTACACCGGCGCTTTCTTCCACGTACTAACTCACGCTTTCTTTAAAGCCTTATTATTTTTGGGTGCAGGTTCTGTAATCCATGCCATGGGCGGCGAGCAGGATATGCGCAAAATGGGCGGATTAAAAGGAAACATCAAGGTTACTTTTATTACCATGCTGGTAGGTACAATAGCTATTGCAGGTATCCCTCCGTTCTCGGGTTTCTTTTCAAAAGACGAAATTTTAGCGGCCGCTTTTGCGCATAGCACTACCTTTTATGTAGTGGGTGTAATTACAGCCGGCTTAACCTCTTTCTATATGTTCCGGATGATGTACCTTACCTTTTGGGGTAAGTTTCGCGGAACGCACGAACAAGAGCATCATTTGCACGAGTCGCCTGCAAACATGACTATCCCGCTTATTGTGCTGGCTATATTATCTGCTATTGGCGGGATGATAGGTGTGCCGGCAGTGATGGGTGGCCACCACGAATTAGGCGCTTATTTAGCACCGGTATTTGAGCAATCTACCAAACTATTAGGCGAGCATGAGCTAAGCCGTAATACCGAATGGATATTGATGGGTACATCGGTACTTATCGCCATAGTAGCTATGGGTTATGCTTATAGCAAATATGTAAGCAAAGCACACGTGCCGGTAGCTGACCAGGAGGAACGCCCTGCATTGGCCAACTTATCGTACCATAAGTTTTATATTGATGAGTTGTATGATAAAGTGATACGCAAGCCATTAGATGCCCTATCGGTATTCTTTTACAAAGTGGTTGAGCTTAGCGGTATTGATGGCTTTGTTAACGGATTAGGCAAAAGTTCGATTGAGGCAAGCAAAGGTTTGCGCCTTTTACAAACAGGCAACGTAGGCTTTTACATATTTATGATGGTGGTAGGTATTATTGCCATTTTGGTGTACAGTTTAGTTAGGATATAA
- a CDS encoding HlyC/CorC family transporter — translation MDPGPYEINVFYIFLTIFLVLLNGFFVAAEFAMVRVRGSQIEIKAKAGSGVAKVARGILHNLDGYLAATQLGITIASLGLGVVGEGVVTNIVLSAFVKVGIHISPGFETASHVVAFTTITILHIVFGELAPKSLAIQKSVRTTLAVSLPLRFFFVVFRPFIWLLNGFANFILKLFGITTLEGGEAHHSSEELQYLLEQGKETGALDSNEHELIQNVFDFNERVVKNIMVPRTKISGIEVSTTKEELLEILITEGYSRMPVYDEVIDKIIGIVHAKDILPLLARNESIVLKDIIRKPYFIPETKKINDLMAELQQKRIQIAIVSDEFGGTAGMVTLEDIVEELVGEIQDEFDEEKPIVEKINDREFVVNALAPIYDVNEHLPHDLPEDGDFDTVSGWLGDIFGKIPDVGEQKESNGYNITVLKKSDQNIESVKLELLINEEDAVDLH, via the coding sequence ATGGACCCCGGACCCTACGAGATAAACGTATTTTATATTTTCCTAACCATATTTTTGGTTCTGCTTAACGGCTTTTTTGTAGCCGCTGAGTTTGCCATGGTAAGGGTGCGTGGCTCGCAAATAGAGATAAAAGCTAAAGCCGGCAGCGGCGTTGCTAAAGTAGCCCGCGGCATTTTGCATAACCTTGATGGATACCTGGCGGCAACGCAATTGGGTATTACCATAGCATCACTTGGCTTGGGTGTTGTAGGCGAGGGTGTGGTTACTAATATAGTATTAAGTGCTTTTGTAAAAGTAGGCATCCACATTTCTCCGGGTTTTGAAACGGCCAGCCACGTTGTAGCCTTTACAACTATTACTATCCTTCATATTGTATTTGGTGAATTGGCACCAAAATCATTAGCCATACAAAAATCGGTGCGTACTACATTAGCTGTATCGTTACCGCTTAGGTTTTTCTTTGTGGTTTTCAGGCCGTTTATATGGCTGTTAAACGGTTTCGCTAACTTTATTTTAAAGCTTTTCGGTATAACAACTTTAGAAGGCGGCGAGGCACACCATAGTTCCGAAGAATTGCAGTACCTGCTTGAGCAAGGCAAGGAAACCGGCGCGCTCGACTCTAACGAGCACGAGCTTATACAAAATGTGTTTGATTTTAACGAGCGCGTAGTTAAAAACATAATGGTACCCCGCACCAAAATATCGGGTATAGAGGTAAGCACAACCAAAGAGGAGTTGCTGGAGATATTAATAACCGAAGGCTATTCGCGCATGCCGGTTTATGATGAGGTGATTGATAAGATCATTGGTATTGTACATGCTAAAGATATTTTGCCTTTACTTGCCCGTAACGAGTCAATCGTATTAAAAGACATTATACGTAAGCCATATTTTATCCCCGAGACCAAAAAAATAAACGACCTGATGGCCGAACTGCAGCAAAAGCGCATACAAATAGCCATTGTATCAGACGAGTTTGGCGGCACAGCGGGCATGGTTACACTTGAGGATATTGTTGAAGAACTTGTTGGCGAGATACAGGATGAGTTTGATGAAGAAAAGCCAATTGTTGAAAAAATAAACGACCGCGAATTTGTGGTAAATGCGCTTGCCCCAATTTATGACGTGAACGAGCACCTGCCGCATGATTTGCCCGAGGATGGCGATTTTGATACCGTATCTGGCTGGTTAGGCGATATATTCGGGAAAATACCTGATGTAGGTGAGCAAAAAGAATCTAACGGATATAATATTACGGTGCTAAAAAAATCCGATCAAAATATTGAATCTGTAAAGCTGGAGTTGCTGATAAACGAAGAGGACGCTGTAGATTTACATTAG
- a CDS encoding DedA family protein: MENFWEHLQNLTDARSIISDGGFVLLLIVVFAETGLFFGFFLPGDYLLFLAGLLSAAGIIQVPIYILVLSLIASGILGNYTGYWFGYRTGPVLFSKNDSFFFKKRYIAVAEEFYAKYGGMALILGRFFPIVRTFAPIFAGIVKVDLKKFTLYNIIGSVGWVTTLTLAGYFLGRRYPELKDYLQYIILGLIIITTIPLVIAYLRRRFVKSKDEQNN; this comes from the coding sequence ATGGAAAATTTTTGGGAACACCTGCAAAATTTAACGGATGCGCGGTCTATAATAAGTGATGGTGGCTTTGTGCTGCTGCTTATTGTAGTATTTGCCGAAACCGGGCTATTCTTCGGGTTTTTTTTACCGGGAGATTATTTATTGTTTTTGGCAGGGTTGCTAAGCGCAGCCGGTATTATACAGGTTCCTATATATATACTGGTACTCAGCCTGATAGCATCGGGTATTTTGGGCAACTACACGGGCTACTGGTTTGGTTACCGAACGGGGCCTGTGCTATTCAGTAAAAACGATTCATTCTTCTTCAAAAAGCGTTATATAGCCGTTGCCGAAGAGTTTTATGCTAAATATGGTGGCATGGCGCTTATTTTAGGCAGATTTTTCCCCATAGTTAGAACATTTGCTCCTATATTTGCAGGTATTGTTAAAGTAGACCTTAAGAAGTTTACTTTATACAATATAATTGGCAGTGTAGGATGGGTTACCACTTTAACACTTGCCGGTTATTTTTTGGGCCGCAGGTATCCCGAGTTAAAGGATTACCTGCAATACATCATATTAGGATTAATAATAATAACAACAATTCCGCTGGTTATTGCTTACCTCCGAAGAAGGTTTGTAAAATCAAAGGACGAACAAAACAACTAA
- a CDS encoding NADH-quinone oxidoreductase subunit M, giving the protein MTVSILLFLPIVAALVVLLFKNEAAKHVALFFAVAELAIAIFFLAGFVPDASVQYAIELPWIPKLGVYFNAGIDGISMVMVLLTTVLVPLIILTTYQHQYKNANAFYALILFMQAGLLTVFTALDGFLFYVGWEAALIPIYFICALWGGENRIRITIKFFIYTFAGSLFMLLGIIYLYLQTPGKVYDLHSFYALTLDASHQNWVFWAFFLAFAIKMPIFPLHTWQPDTYTESPSAGTMMLSGIMLKMGIYGVIRWLIPNAPVGFLQWQNLVIVLSVIGIVYASLIAFNQKDGKRLVAYSSIAHVGLIAAGIFAWTTQGVQGAMIQMLSHGINVVGMFFIWDIISRRLNTRDISSLGGIAKVAPNFSIAFLIIVLGTVALPLTNGFVGEFLLLKGVFNYNIWFAAVAGLTIIFGAVYMLRMYKNVMQGELNELTATFTDIAGSEKLVLGIICVLIIGIGVYPQPILHISEAAVTNLVESVSAKFVNSKF; this is encoded by the coding sequence ATGACGGTTAGTATATTACTTTTTTTACCGATAGTGGCAGCACTTGTAGTGTTGTTATTTAAGAACGAGGCTGCAAAGCACGTGGCGTTATTTTTTGCCGTAGCCGAGCTGGCCATTGCCATCTTTTTTTTAGCCGGCTTTGTTCCCGATGCATCTGTACAGTACGCAATTGAGCTGCCGTGGATACCTAAACTGGGCGTTTATTTTAACGCCGGTATTGATGGCATTAGCATGGTAATGGTATTGCTTACCACCGTATTGGTACCATTAATTATATTAACAACCTACCAGCATCAGTATAAAAACGCGAATGCCTTTTATGCATTGATATTGTTTATGCAAGCAGGTTTACTTACCGTATTTACCGCTTTAGATGGGTTTTTATTTTACGTGGGCTGGGAAGCAGCACTAATACCTATTTATTTTATATGTGCCTTGTGGGGCGGCGAAAACCGCATCCGTATTACTATTAAGTTTTTCATTTACACCTTTGCCGGCTCGTTGTTTATGCTGTTGGGTATTATTTACCTGTACCTGCAAACGCCAGGTAAGGTTTACGACCTGCATTCGTTTTACGCATTAACCTTAGATGCCAGCCATCAAAACTGGGTGTTTTGGGCATTCTTCCTGGCCTTTGCTATCAAAATGCCGATATTCCCGCTGCATACCTGGCAGCCCGATACCTATACCGAATCACCATCGGCAGGTACAATGATGCTATCAGGTATCATGCTAAAAATGGGTATTTATGGCGTTATCCGCTGGTTAATACCCAATGCGCCGGTTGGCTTTTTACAGTGGCAAAACTTGGTGATCGTATTATCGGTTATTGGAATTGTATATGCCTCGTTAATTGCATTTAACCAAAAAGACGGCAAGCGATTGGTGGCCTACTCGTCAATAGCACACGTTGGCCTTATTGCCGCGGGTATTTTTGCCTGGACCACACAAGGCGTACAAGGCGCCATGATACAGATGCTAAGCCATGGTATCAACGTGGTGGGTATGTTTTTTATATGGGATATTATCAGCCGCCGTTTAAACACAAGGGATATAAGCAGTCTGGGCGGTATTGCCAAAGTTGCGCCTAACTTCTCTATAGCATTTTTAATTATTGTTTTAGGTACAGTTGCCTTGCCATTAACCAATGGTTTTGTAGGCGAGTTTTTGTTACTTAAAGGGGTATTTAACTATAACATTTGGTTTGCAGCGGTTGCAGGCTTAACCATCATATTTGGCGCGGTATACATGCTGCGTATGTACAAAAATGTAATGCAGGGCGAGTTAAACGAACTAACAGCCACATTTACCGATATAGCAGGTTCGGAAAAATTAGTGCTGGGTATTATCTGCGTTTTAATTATAGGCATAGGGGTTTATCCGCAGCCTATACTACATATATCAGAAGCGGCGGTAACCAATTTAGTTGAATCGGTAAGCGCGAAGTTTGTAAATAGTAAGTTTTAA
- a CDS encoding acetyl-CoA carboxylase biotin carboxyl carrier protein subunit, with protein sequence MYKIKVNSTYDFEVDRAAAALVVNTDIIDADIKQLNKLLYHIINNNASYTAEVISFDKEAKTAEIKVNNNIYTVAAKDEFDVLLDKMGLSNLNTAKISDIKAPMPGMVLKVLVEEGAAVKKGDNLFVLEAMKMENIIKSPANVVVKTIKIKPGDKVEKGQILILF encoded by the coding sequence ATGTATAAGATAAAGGTTAACAGTACGTACGATTTTGAAGTTGACAGGGCAGCAGCTGCCTTAGTAGTTAATACGGATATTATTGACGCTGATATCAAACAACTAAACAAATTGCTTTATCATATCATCAACAATAATGCTTCATACACCGCCGAGGTAATCAGCTTTGATAAAGAAGCTAAAACGGCCGAGATAAAGGTCAACAACAATATATATACTGTTGCCGCAAAAGATGAATTTGATGTGCTACTGGATAAAATGGGACTGAGTAACTTAAATACTGCCAAAATAAGCGATATAAAAGCACCGATGCCCGGCATGGTATTAAAGGTTTTAGTTGAAGAAGGGGCGGCGGTGAAAAAAGGAGATAACCTGTTTGTATTAGAGGCAATGAAGATGGAAAACATTATCAAATCGCCGGCGAATGTTGTTGTAAAAACAATTAAAATAAAACCCGGTGATAAAGTTGAAAAGGGGCAGATATTAATTCTTTTTTAG
- a CDS encoding four helix bundle protein, which produces MDEGRPSAKKYDLEDRTFEFANGTKEFLKRIDKSIHNIEYYKQLIRSSGSVAANLIEANESFSRNDYSHRIKICRKEAKESLLWFKLIDIATPLEANRTALMQEATELMRIFGAILEKMKQINREL; this is translated from the coding sequence GTGGATGAAGGAAGGCCATCGGCAAAGAAATATGACCTTGAAGACAGGACATTTGAATTTGCCAATGGCACAAAAGAGTTTTTAAAAAGGATAGATAAGTCGATACATAATATCGAATACTATAAACAGCTAATACGTTCCTCAGGGTCTGTTGCGGCTAATTTGATAGAAGCGAATGAAAGTTTTAGTAGAAACGATTATTCGCATAGAATTAAGATTTGCAGAAAAGAGGCTAAGGAAAGCCTGTTGTGGTTTAAGCTGATAGATATAGCAACACCATTAGAGGCAAACCGGACTGCTTTAATGCAAGAAGCAACTGAGTTGATGCGTATTTTTGGCGCGATACTCGAAAAAATGAAACAAATAAACCGTGAGTTATAA
- the nuoK gene encoding NADH-quinone oxidoreductase subunit NuoK, with translation MESLTNTIQAVPLNHYILLSTIIFSIGVMGVLLRRNAIVIFMSVELMLNSVNLLLTAFSVYRGDAAGQVFVFFIMALAAAEVAVGLAIIVMIYRNTNSIDINVLNRLKW, from the coding sequence ATGGAAAGTTTAACCAATACCATTCAAGCGGTACCGCTTAATCATTACATCCTGTTAAGCACTATCATTTTTTCGATAGGTGTAATGGGCGTGTTGTTACGCCGCAACGCCATCGTCATATTCATGTCGGTTGAGCTGATGTTAAATTCTGTTAACCTGTTACTTACTGCATTTTCGGTTTACCGTGGCGATGCGGCAGGGCAGGTTTTTGTGTTTTTTATTATGGCCCTTGCCGCTGCCGAAGTTGCAGTAGGTTTAGCCATTATAGTAATGATATACCGCAACACCAATTCTATCGATATTAACGTATTGAACAGGTTAAAGTGGTAG
- a CDS encoding inorganic diphosphatase, translating into MSTQHPWHQVSPGDNIPEIVNAIIEIPKGSKAKYEIDKESGLLKLDRVLFSSVMYPANYGFIPQTYCDDKDPLDILVLCSIDVFPMSIIEAKVVGVMHMVDNGEQDDKIIAVAKNDMSVNYINDLAELPPHTMTEIVRFFKDYKKLEDKNVTIEHLLGVRYAHKVIAESLELYKATFPVYQ; encoded by the coding sequence ATGAGCACACAGCATCCCTGGCATCAGGTTTCACCGGGTGATAACATTCCTGAAATAGTAAACGCGATCATCGAGATCCCTAAAGGGTCAAAAGCTAAATATGAAATAGATAAAGAGTCGGGGTTGTTAAAACTCGATCGGGTTTTATTCTCATCGGTAATGTACCCTGCTAACTACGGGTTTATACCACAAACCTATTGCGACGATAAAGATCCCTTGGATATTTTGGTATTGTGTTCTATTGATGTATTCCCGATGTCTATCATTGAGGCGAAGGTTGTTGGCGTGATGCATATGGTTGATAACGGCGAACAAGACGATAAGATAATTGCAGTTGCAAAAAACGATATGTCGGTTAATTATATAAATGATTTGGCCGAATTACCGCCACACACCATGACAGAGATCGTTCGTTTTTTTAAGGATTACAAAAAACTCGAAGACAAAAATGTAACTATCGAGCATCTGTTAGGTGTTAGATACGCACATAAAGTAATTGCCGAAAGTTTGGAGCTATATAAAGCAACTTTCCCCGTTTACCAATAA
- a CDS encoding 16S rRNA (uracil(1498)-N(3))-methyltransferase → MQLFYTPDIDSSLSQYFLSEEESKHAVRVLRLVNGDEVTLIDGKGGLYKAEIKDAHPKRTILQINNVINAYNKRNHYLHIAIAPTKNLDRIEWFLEKATEIGIDEISLIICQRSERKDAKIERLDKIITSAIKQSIKAYHPVLNPVTPLNQFLKKPFDGQKFIAHCADGEKVDLAQSILKQSRYLILIGPEGDFTPAEVDMALHNGFKPITLGESRLRTETAGLEACFEVNFLNR, encoded by the coding sequence ATGCAGCTTTTTTACACCCCCGATATTGATTCTTCATTATCCCAATACTTTTTAAGCGAAGAAGAAAGCAAGCACGCCGTGCGCGTTTTGCGCCTGGTTAATGGCGATGAAGTAACGTTAATAGATGGAAAAGGCGGCCTTTATAAAGCCGAAATTAAAGATGCTCACCCCAAGCGCACCATACTGCAAATCAACAACGTCATTAACGCATACAACAAGCGCAACCACTATTTACATATTGCTATAGCACCTACAAAAAACCTCGACAGGATCGAGTGGTTTTTAGAAAAAGCGACCGAGATAGGTATCGATGAAATATCGCTTATCATCTGCCAGCGATCTGAACGTAAAGATGCCAAGATAGAGCGGTTGGATAAGATCATCACTTCGGCCATTAAACAGTCCATAAAGGCTTATCATCCGGTTTTAAATCCTGTTACTCCGCTAAACCAATTCTTAAAGAAACCATTTGACGGGCAAAAATTTATAGCTCATTGTGCCGATGGCGAAAAAGTGGATTTGGCACAATCAATACTAAAACAAAGCCGTTATTTAATATTGATAGGCCCCGAAGGCGATTTTACCCCGGCTGAAGTGGATATGGCTTTGCATAACGGTTTTAAACCCATAACTTTAGGTGAAAGCCGTTTGCGGACAGAGACAGCCGGCTTGGAAGCCTGTTTTGAGGTAAACTTTTTAAACCGATGA
- a CDS encoding DUF4159 domain-containing protein: MKKSICITAFITLVLCISSFTAPSYKMGRLKYNGGGDWYGDRTALVNLIKFCNVNLKTNFEPEEEVVEAGSEQLFNYPFIFMTGHGNVVFSDLEAANLRKYLISGGFLHIDDNYGFDKFIRPQMKKVFPELDFVELPVNYAIYHQKFNFPAGLPKIHEHDGKRPQGFGLIYKGRLVCFYTYECDLGNGWEDYGTYAGDTQEARLKALRMGANMIQYVFTK, translated from the coding sequence ATGAAGAAAAGCATTTGTATTACCGCTTTTATAACACTGGTGCTTTGCATCAGCAGCTTTACTGCGCCATCATACAAAATGGGCCGGCTTAAATACAATGGCGGCGGCGATTGGTATGGCGACCGTACCGCATTGGTTAACCTGATCAAATTTTGCAATGTCAATTTAAAAACCAACTTTGAGCCCGAAGAAGAGGTGGTAGAGGCGGGCAGCGAGCAATTGTTTAATTATCCTTTTATATTTATGACAGGCCACGGCAATGTGGTATTTAGTGATTTAGAGGCTGCAAATCTGCGTAAATACTTAATTAGCGGGGGCTTTTTGCACATTGATGATAACTACGGCTTTGACAAGTTTATCCGCCCGCAAATGAAGAAGGTATTCCCCGAGCTTGATTTTGTTGAATTGCCCGTAAACTATGCTATATATCATCAAAAGTTTAACTTCCCGGCAGGATTGCCAAAAATACACGAGCATGATGGTAAACGCCCGCAGGGATTTGGGTTGATATATAAAGGCCGCCTGGTGTGCTTTTACACCTATGAGTGCGACTTGGGCAATGGCTGGGAAGATTACGGCACCTATGCAGGCGATACGCAAGAGGCGCGCTTAAAAGCCCTTAGGATGGGCGCAAATATGATACAATATGTGTTTACTAAATAG
- a CDS encoding NADH-quinone oxidoreductase subunit N, producing MTTLIIISVLPIVLLYLGLYKAQKALLPVTIVGLLVALGAAIMDWTPQNSAPVIYNGMMLFNNYSVAFSAISIISTILILMLSKGYFERISKNIAEYYAIVLFSLAGIIVMVSYHNLVMLFIGIEIMSVSLYILAGIRKSDFASNEAALKYFLMGAFSTGFLLFGITLIYGASGSFDLDAIRDYVTAHPHDIDPIFYTGILLIIIGLCFKVGAAPFHFWTPDVYEGAPSLITAYMSTVVKAAGFAAFLRLFSACFILMSDFWAPVLLVITIVTLFIGNITALYQQSFKRMLAFSSISHAGYLLFAIVAIGAGSANSVFVYATAYSIASIIAFGGLILVRQQTGSDNFEGFNGLAKRNPFLAFVLTVSMLSLAGIPLTAGFIGKFYMFSGALAQYKYWLVIIAVINAIISIFYYFRVIIAMYFRSAERAEVEVPAYYKFVLGFSALVTIVIGIYPAFISGLI from the coding sequence ATGACCACTTTAATCATCATATCTGTTTTGCCTATAGTGCTTTTGTACCTGGGTTTGTATAAAGCTCAAAAAGCATTACTGCCGGTTACTATTGTAGGCCTGTTAGTGGCTTTAGGTGCCGCAATAATGGATTGGACGCCACAAAACAGTGCCCCTGTTATTTATAACGGAATGATGTTGTTCAACAATTATTCGGTTGCTTTTTCTGCGATCAGCATAATATCTACTATACTGATACTGATGCTGTCTAAGGGGTATTTTGAACGTATAAGCAAGAACATTGCAGAGTACTATGCTATCGTATTGTTCTCGTTAGCCGGTATTATTGTAATGGTATCGTACCACAACCTGGTGATGCTGTTTATCGGCATCGAGATAATGTCGGTAAGTTTATACATATTGGCGGGTATACGTAAAAGTGATTTCGCTTCAAACGAAGCGGCGTTAAAGTACTTCCTGATGGGGGCATTCTCAACCGGCTTCCTGTTGTTTGGTATCACCTTAATTTATGGCGCTTCAGGTTCATTTGACCTGGATGCCATACGCGATTATGTAACCGCCCACCCGCATGATATCGACCCGATATTTTATACCGGGATACTTTTGATAATTATAGGTTTATGCTTTAAGGTTGGTGCTGCCCCTTTCCACTTCTGGACACCGGATGTTTACGAAGGTGCACCATCGTTAATAACCGCCTACATGTCAACCGTAGTTAAAGCAGCCGGTTTTGCGGCGTTCCTGCGTTTATTCTCGGCCTGCTTTATACTAATGTCAGATTTTTGGGCACCGGTTTTATTAGTAATAACTATTGTTACATTATTTATCGGCAACATTACCGCCTTATATCAGCAAAGCTTTAAAAGGATGCTGGCATTTTCCAGTATATCACATGCAGGATATTTATTGTTTGCCATAGTAGCTATTGGGGCTGGTTCGGCAAATTCGGTGTTTGTGTATGCTACGGCTTATTCTATAGCTTCTATCATCGCATTTGGCGGCTTGATATTAGTAAGGCAACAAACCGGCAGTGACAACTTTGAAGGCTTTAACGGCCTTGCAAAACGCAACCCTTTCCTGGCGTTTGTATTAACGGTAAGTATGTTGTCATTAGCTGGTATACCGCTTACCGCAGGGTTTATTGGCAAGTTTTACATGTTTTCGGGCGCATTGGCGCAATACAAATATTGGTTGGTTATTATAGCTGTTATAAACGCTATCATTAGTATATTCTATTACTTCCGCGTTATCATTGCCATGTACTTCCGCAGTGCCGAACGTGCCGAGGTTGAAGTACCCGCTTACTACAAATTTGTATTAGGGTTTTCGGCGTTGGTAACCATCGTTATCGGTATCTATCCGGCCTTCATATCGGGCCTTATTTAG
- a CDS encoding NADH-quinone oxidoreductase subunit J — translation MSTFYFIAFLSIFFSILVISAKNPVHSILYLILTFFTFTIHYILLNAQFLAIVNFIVYMGAILVLFLYTLMLINLNKESEPVKPFMVKIAAVFGGGVLAVALVSSLKLIGASEPVVLKDPGLGLVKNLGKVLFNEFLLPFEVSSVLLLSAMVGAVLLATKDPKEPKATI, via the coding sequence ATGAGTACATTTTACTTCATCGCGTTTTTATCAATATTTTTTTCGATACTGGTTATCTCTGCAAAAAACCCGGTGCACAGTATATTGTACCTTATACTCACCTTTTTTACTTTCACCATTCACTATATATTGCTTAACGCGCAGTTTTTGGCTATCGTAAACTTTATTGTTTACATGGGTGCCATACTGGTGTTGTTTTTATATACGCTGATGCTGATTAACCTGAATAAAGAATCGGAACCGGTTAAGCCATTTATGGTTAAAATAGCCGCCGTATTTGGTGGCGGTGTTTTAGCGGTAGCGCTGGTATCATCATTAAAACTTATAGGCGCATCAGAACCGGTAGTATTAAAAGACCCGGGATTGGGCCTGGTGAAAAACCTGGGTAAAGTATTATTTAACGAGTTTTTATTGCCTTTTGAGGTGTCGTCGGTATTGCTTTTATCGGCAATGGTTGGTGCGGTGTTATTGGCAACTAAAGATCCAAAAGAACCTAAAGCAACCATCTGA